The proteins below are encoded in one region of Tsuneonella sp. CC-YZS046:
- a CDS encoding PLP-dependent aminotransferase family protein, producing MAANPNETRTGRIVRHIRDRIEARTLTPGARLPSIRAMADTMSVARSTVVEAYERLASEGMIRSRPGSGFYVAAPLAPLTLERLTQTAEREVDPLWMLRQSLGERRAERMPGCGWLPDDWLAGEALRKAMRAMARTKDAGALASYASPFGSPALRSLLARRLAEQGVAASPDQILLTDSGTHALDLVCRFLLQPGDTVLVDDPCYFNFLALLRAHRAKVIGVPMTPSGPDLAAFAEVAVTHRPRLYLTNSAVHNPTGAMLSAPAAHRLLRIAEAHDMVIVEDDIFADFEHVPAPRLAAFDGLERVIRIGSFSKSLSAAVRCGNIAARGDWIEALADLRIATSMAGSPLSAGLLHTVLTDGSYRRHLESVRSRLARAMPRVAKRLRDLGIEPWAEPGAGIFLWARLPDGVDAVALARSALAKQIVLAPGAVFSASGGWRDHMRFNVAMSDDDRLFGYLRMVLQ from the coding sequence GTGGCGGCAAACCCCAATGAAACGCGGACAGGACGTATCGTCCGCCATATTCGCGACCGGATCGAAGCCCGCACGCTGACGCCCGGCGCGCGGCTGCCATCCATCCGCGCGATGGCGGACACGATGAGCGTCGCGCGCTCGACCGTGGTCGAAGCTTATGAGCGTCTTGCAAGCGAGGGTATGATCCGCTCGCGGCCCGGATCGGGCTTTTATGTCGCGGCTCCGCTGGCTCCGCTGACGCTTGAACGGTTGACGCAAACCGCCGAGCGGGAGGTCGATCCGTTATGGATGCTCCGTCAGTCGCTGGGGGAACGGCGCGCGGAACGGATGCCGGGGTGCGGCTGGTTGCCGGATGACTGGCTCGCAGGCGAGGCGCTGCGCAAGGCCATGCGCGCAATGGCGCGTACAAAGGATGCGGGCGCTCTCGCGAGCTATGCCTCGCCGTTCGGTTCACCTGCGCTGCGCTCGCTGCTCGCTCGCCGCCTCGCCGAACAGGGCGTGGCGGCCTCGCCCGACCAAATTCTTCTCACCGACAGCGGCACCCACGCGCTCGATCTGGTCTGCCGCTTCCTTCTCCAGCCCGGTGACACGGTGCTGGTCGATGATCCATGCTACTTCAATTTCCTTGCCTTGCTGCGAGCGCATCGGGCCAAGGTAATCGGTGTGCCGATGACGCCCAGCGGCCCCGATCTCGCCGCGTTCGCGGAGGTGGCCGTCACGCACAGGCCGCGCCTGTATCTGACCAATTCGGCCGTCCATAATCCGACGGGTGCGATGCTTTCCGCACCTGCGGCGCATCGGCTGCTCCGCATCGCCGAAGCCCATGACATGGTCATCGTCGAGGACGATATTTTCGCCGATTTCGAGCATGTCCCGGCTCCGCGCCTCGCCGCCTTCGACGGGCTGGAAAGAGTGATCCGGATCGGCAGCTTTTCCAAGTCCCTGTCCGCAGCCGTGAGATGCGGCAACATTGCCGCGCGCGGCGACTGGATCGAGGCACTGGCCGATCTGCGCATCGCGACCTCCATGGCTGGTAGCCCCTTGTCGGCAGGCTTGCTCCACACGGTCCTGACGGATGGAAGTTATCGCAGGCACCTTGAATCCGTCCGCTCCCGCCTTGCCCGCGCCATGCCGCGCGTGGCGAAGCGGCTGCGCGACCTCGGTATTGAGCCTTGGGCTGAACCGGGTGCGGGCATTTTTCTGTGGGCACGATTACCGGATGGCGTCGATGCGGTCGCTCTCGCCCGCTCTGCGTTGGCCAAGCAGATCGTCCTTGCACCGGGTGCGGTGTTCAGCGCCAGTGGCGGCTGGCGCGATCATATGCGCTTCAACGTGGCGATGAGCGATGATGATCGCCTGTTCGGTTATTTACGTATGGTGCTACAGTAG
- a CDS encoding AAA family ATPase: MPVPRPTIGKSFDRSPEHADHLFIITGGPGSGKTSLIKALALEGFRHTPEAGRSIIQDQVATGGNALPWIDRQAFAELMLAWDLRSYREASRFAGRVLCDRGIPDVLGYLSLCGLEAPPHIRRAAELFRYNRTVFIAPHWPEIFIHDAERKQSMEEARATHQVMTETYAALGYDLVPLPLASVSERVSFVRGHISAR; the protein is encoded by the coding sequence ATTCCGGTTCCCCGGCCGACAATCGGCAAGAGCTTCGATCGATCCCCGGAACATGCGGATCACCTGTTCATCATTACCGGAGGACCGGGATCGGGAAAGACCTCTCTCATCAAAGCTCTTGCTCTGGAGGGTTTCCGGCACACGCCGGAAGCAGGCCGCTCGATCATTCAGGATCAGGTCGCTACTGGCGGCAACGCGCTTCCATGGATCGATCGGCAGGCGTTCGCCGAACTGATGCTGGCCTGGGATCTGAGATCCTATCGCGAAGCAAGCAGGTTTGCCGGGCGCGTGCTGTGTGATCGGGGCATTCCCGATGTGTTAGGATATTTATCCCTGTGCGGACTCGAGGCGCCGCCCCACATTCGCCGGGCTGCTGAGCTTTTCCGGTATAACCGTACCGTATTCATCGCCCCCCATTGGCCGGAGATTTTCATCCATGATGCTGAACGAAAGCAAAGCATGGAGGAAGCGAGAGCAACGCATCAGGTGATGACAGAGACATATGCCGCCCTGGGATATGATCTCGTGCCGCTGCCACTTGCCAGCGTTTCCGAGCGTGTATCGTTCGTTCGCGGGCACATCTCCGCGCGTTGA
- a CDS encoding DUF1993 domain-containing protein: MSPTDLLVPTYTHMLQTLAGLLEKARQQSSESEAEALLAQRLAPDMLPLSAQVRFACLQAQEAVFRLKGQLLPQALEQLGQEGHAAGEEPGSMVEAQTRIGDALSFLGSLEPDAFDGTEDRRVILELPGGPTFDMTGQDYVRDWALPQFYFHAVTAYAILRSRGIQIGKADYVPHMFNHLRSPTAA, from the coding sequence ATGTCCCCGACCGATCTTCTCGTGCCGACATATACGCATATGTTGCAAACGCTCGCAGGATTGCTGGAAAAGGCGCGCCAGCAATCGTCGGAGTCAGAAGCCGAAGCGCTCCTTGCCCAACGCCTCGCGCCCGACATGCTCCCCCTGTCAGCGCAGGTGCGGTTCGCCTGTCTGCAGGCGCAGGAAGCCGTATTCCGCCTCAAAGGTCAACTATTGCCGCAAGCTCTGGAGCAACTCGGACAGGAAGGGCATGCGGCCGGTGAAGAACCAGGATCGATGGTCGAAGCGCAAACCCGCATCGGTGACGCCCTATCGTTTCTCGGCAGCCTTGAGCCAGACGCTTTTGACGGAACCGAGGATAGGCGAGTGATCCTTGAACTGCCGGGCGGTCCAACGTTCGATATGACCGGCCAGGACTATGTCAGGGACTGGGCGCTGCCCCAATTCTACTTCCACGCCGTAACCGCTTATGCGATCCTCAGAAGCCGGGGTATCCAGATCGGCAAGGCCGACTATGTGCCGCATATGTTCAACCATCTTCGTTCCCCGACCGCAGCGTGA
- a CDS encoding PhzF family phenazine biosynthesis protein: MNNPFHLVDVFGVDPFTGNPVAVLSDAEALSTEEMQAITRWLNLSETTFLLPPTDPGADYRVRIFTLAHELTFAGHPTLGSAHAWMEAGGQPRDRNMIVQECGAGLVKIRNDGERLAFAAPPLLRGGTPTEADIARVAEVLRIERGAIMGATWADNGPGWIAVMLESADAVLAVEPKRNQSQRIDIGILGPYAAGGDAAFEVRAFFSDAHGALIEDPVTGSLNAALGQWLFASGRVNDAYIAAQGTRLGRSGRIHVEQDDAGQIWVAGATRTLFSGRSAS, from the coding sequence GTGAACAATCCCTTCCACCTCGTCGACGTGTTCGGCGTCGACCCTTTTACCGGCAACCCAGTCGCCGTGCTGTCCGATGCCGAAGCTCTCTCGACCGAGGAGATGCAGGCCATCACCCGCTGGCTGAACCTGTCGGAGACTACCTTCCTTCTGCCGCCGACCGACCCTGGAGCGGACTACAGGGTGCGCATCTTCACGCTTGCGCATGAACTGACCTTCGCCGGACATCCGACGCTGGGCAGCGCTCATGCTTGGATGGAGGCGGGCGGACAACCGAGGGATCGGAACATGATCGTGCAGGAATGCGGCGCAGGTCTGGTGAAGATCCGGAACGACGGCGAACGCCTTGCCTTCGCTGCGCCGCCCCTGCTGCGCGGCGGCACTCCCACGGAAGCAGACATCGCCCGGGTGGCGGAGGTTTTGCGTATCGAGCGTGGCGCAATCATGGGTGCGACGTGGGCGGATAATGGTCCCGGCTGGATCGCGGTGATGCTGGAATCGGCCGATGCCGTGCTGGCGGTGGAACCGAAAAGGAATCAGAGCCAGCGAATCGATATCGGCATTCTCGGCCCCTATGCGGCAGGCGGTGACGCAGCATTCGAGGTCCGCGCCTTTTTCAGCGACGCCCATGGCGCGCTGATCGAGGACCCGGTGACGGGCAGCCTCAACGCCGCGCTCGGCCAATGGCTGTTCGCGAGCGGCCGCGTGAACGATGCCTACATTGCAGCACAAGGCACGCGGCTGGGAAGGAGCGGTCGCATCCACGTCGAACAGGATGATGCCGGACAGATATGGGTTGCCGGTGCCACCCGTACGCTCTTTAGCGGCCGGAGTGCCAGTTGA
- a CDS encoding AraC family transcriptional regulator codes for MGAGYRDFAEEAEAIENLRPGIKLAILLKGSIEVGIAGQTQARESGPSVNLFVSRHDWQLHHRFASLSSLQYLTLHLDAEAADELLGDANALLPEGMAHHRATCPVAMQAIAEQILNAPYVGVARRLHLAGKALELAALALDTLARPSTNSSVSLATPLEVRRLHELRDRLNRDPANMPGLDRLARDCGMNVRRMTAGFRRLFGQSIGEYLRETRLREAWRLLESGLSVTLTADRVGYTLPHFTTAFRHRFGILPSTLNRSGLEAPGI; via the coding sequence GTGGGTGCGGGTTATCGCGACTTCGCGGAAGAAGCCGAGGCGATCGAGAATTTGCGCCCGGGAATCAAGCTGGCAATATTGCTCAAAGGGTCGATCGAAGTGGGAATCGCGGGTCAGACACAAGCCCGCGAGTCCGGTCCGAGCGTGAACTTGTTTGTCAGCCGTCACGACTGGCAGCTTCACCATCGCTTCGCCAGCCTCAGCTCGCTGCAATATCTGACCCTGCATCTGGACGCAGAGGCTGCCGACGAGTTGCTCGGTGATGCCAATGCTCTTCTGCCGGAGGGCATGGCCCATCATCGAGCGACGTGCCCCGTCGCGATGCAGGCTATTGCGGAGCAAATTCTGAACGCGCCCTATGTGGGCGTGGCCCGGAGGCTACACCTGGCCGGCAAGGCGCTCGAACTGGCAGCGCTGGCGCTCGACACGCTGGCGCGGCCATCCACCAACAGTTCGGTAAGTCTGGCAACGCCGCTCGAAGTCAGGCGGCTGCACGAATTACGCGATCGCCTGAACCGCGACCCCGCCAACATGCCGGGGCTGGATCGCCTGGCCCGCGACTGTGGCATGAACGTACGTCGGATGACGGCCGGGTTCCGGCGCCTCTTCGGTCAAAGCATCGGGGAATATTTGCGTGAGACGCGACTGCGCGAGGCATGGCGGCTGCTCGAATCCGGGCTCAGCGTCACGCTGACGGCGGACCGAGTCGGCTATACGCTGCCGCATTTCACCACGGCCTTCCGCCATCGTTTCGGCATCTTGCCGAGCACCCTTAACCGTTCCGGTCTCGAGGCGCCCGGAATCTGA
- a CDS encoding GFA family protein — translation MVSRHPGSCHCGGVRFTLDSDPIELTTCDCSLCVKRNALMVKVPEVALHIEQGEQLLSLYVWNSGRAKHYFCRRCGIYVFHRKRAAPDHFGVNIFCLDGFDATALPVRATEGAGMNLVCDDPRPEWPGPRVPAMRSEKPAVSRRC, via the coding sequence ATGGTAAGCCGTCATCCCGGTTCCTGCCACTGCGGCGGGGTCCGCTTCACCCTAGACAGCGATCCGATCGAATTGACGACATGCGATTGCTCATTATGCGTGAAGCGCAACGCATTGATGGTGAAAGTGCCCGAAGTAGCGCTGCATATCGAACAGGGAGAGCAACTGCTCTCGCTCTACGTATGGAACAGCGGCCGCGCGAAACATTATTTCTGCCGGCGTTGCGGCATCTACGTCTTCCACCGCAAGCGCGCGGCGCCCGATCACTTCGGGGTCAACATCTTCTGCCTCGACGGATTCGACGCGACCGCACTTCCCGTCCGGGCCACCGAGGGCGCGGGGATGAACCTTGTCTGTGACGATCCGCGACCTGAATGGCCTGGCCCGCGAGTTCCGGCCATGCGATCAGAAAAGCCCGCTGTATCCCGTCGGTGCTAG
- a CDS encoding DJ-1/PfpI family protein: protein MQIAVLTFDGFNELDSFIGAAILNRLRPRGWQAHITAPSKQVTSMNGVTVQRQRPLEFACEADAVLIGSGIRTREIAEDTALLARLQLYPTRQLIAAQCSGTLLLARLGLIGDLPACTDLTTKPCVVEAGVNVIDAPFAAHGNVATAGGCLAAPYLAAWIIARGASIDITHEAMHYVAPVGEKSFYVDHALRVIEPAILAAAQHETAGVGSGARMLDPFGAEEASRW, encoded by the coding sequence ATGCAAATCGCGGTCCTGACCTTCGACGGCTTCAATGAACTCGATTCCTTCATTGGCGCTGCCATCCTCAACCGTCTCCGGCCGCGAGGCTGGCAGGCCCATATCACTGCCCCGTCAAAACAGGTCACGTCCATGAATGGCGTGACCGTGCAGCGCCAGCGCCCGCTGGAATTTGCCTGTGAGGCGGATGCAGTGTTGATCGGCAGCGGTATTCGGACGCGCGAGATTGCCGAGGACACCGCCTTGCTGGCTCGCCTGCAGCTCTATCCCACCCGTCAGCTGATCGCCGCGCAATGTTCCGGCACGTTGCTGTTGGCCAGGCTCGGTCTGATCGGCGACCTGCCGGCCTGCACCGACCTGACGACGAAGCCGTGTGTCGTGGAGGCGGGCGTCAACGTTATCGACGCGCCGTTCGCCGCTCATGGCAATGTCGCGACAGCGGGCGGCTGCCTTGCCGCGCCTTATCTCGCCGCGTGGATCATCGCGCGCGGCGCGTCGATCGACATCACGCACGAAGCGATGCATTATGTCGCTCCGGTGGGCGAGAAGAGCTTCTATGTCGATCATGCGCTGCGGGTGATCGAACCGGCCATATTGGCGGCAGCGCAGCACGAGACGGCCGGCGTCGGTTCAGGCGCTAGGATGCTCGACCCATTCGGCGCGGAAGAAGCGAGCCGATGGTAA
- a CDS encoding TonB-dependent siderophore receptor has product MDRKTIVRLTAGVACLAIGWATAGTARAEETDSKTDEIIVTAAFAEGAGVGTKLPLTLSETPQTISIIDRDRLDEQRLITLDDVMTNAPGVTVQPGTRLRTAYYSRGFVIDTLNFDGIPTSGWNEAVNTEDMAIYDRVEILRGASGLLQGTGNPSGTINLVRKRPGSDFAAEATLSAGSWNNYRAEGDISVPLIASGDLRARVVGIFEDRDYFYDEGHRRKYLAYGTIEWNLAPRTVLAATIKWQDVADDGTLMGVPRYADGGELPIPRSRYPGAPWSSRNWDNMQMFAELRHEFGSDWEAKVAVSRISGDSDMTYASAMGAVDRATGMGPILYGGAYDFRNRETDLDGYVSGGFDLLGRRHQILVGANYWDGHTRQISYNLPGLMQPVDLFSDTPVTTPEPTTQSWGGEQTTDTTQYGGYAVLRLRLADPLTLIAGGRLSWWRTETVRRATIGGPQTPTGKYRINREFTPYGGLVWKVGGPFSLYASYASIFTPQNNLTYEGEVLDPMTGSNIEAGIKGEWFGGKLNASLAAFRIRQNNRAQLDPDHPCMPGSVCAYIADGKVESKGFDAEIQGDLAEGWSIQAGYTWVDTEYLRDRTASGSPSGNEGLPFSSFTPKHMVKLWTHYRPPVLDGKLGLGAGVNWQSSFYSQQGAVRMTQGGYAVVNLRADYAVTPRIDIGLNANNLFDKRYFASIGGTSWNNWYGEPRSVMATLRARY; this is encoded by the coding sequence GTGGATCGGAAGACTATCGTGCGATTGACCGCGGGCGTGGCTTGCCTCGCCATTGGCTGGGCCACCGCCGGAACCGCGCGGGCGGAAGAAACGGACTCGAAAACCGACGAGATCATAGTCACGGCCGCGTTCGCCGAAGGTGCGGGCGTGGGCACCAAGCTGCCTTTGACACTTTCCGAGACCCCGCAGACGATAAGCATCATCGATCGCGACCGGCTCGACGAGCAGCGGCTCATCACGCTCGACGACGTGATGACCAATGCGCCCGGCGTCACCGTTCAGCCGGGCACGCGGCTGCGGACGGCATATTATTCGCGCGGCTTCGTCATCGATACGCTGAACTTCGACGGCATTCCGACCTCGGGCTGGAACGAGGCCGTCAACACCGAGGACATGGCGATTTATGACCGCGTGGAGATTCTGCGCGGCGCGAGCGGCCTTCTTCAGGGGACCGGCAACCCTTCGGGTACGATCAACCTGGTCCGCAAGCGCCCGGGCAGCGATTTCGCGGCGGAAGCGACGCTGAGCGCCGGAAGCTGGAACAATTATCGGGCGGAGGGCGACATCAGCGTTCCGCTGATCGCATCCGGCGATCTGCGCGCTCGCGTTGTCGGCATCTTCGAGGATCGGGACTATTTCTACGATGAAGGCCATCGGCGCAAATATCTCGCCTATGGCACAATCGAATGGAATCTCGCGCCGCGCACGGTGCTGGCCGCGACGATAAAATGGCAGGACGTCGCCGATGACGGCACGCTGATGGGTGTGCCGCGCTATGCGGATGGCGGCGAACTGCCCATCCCCCGCTCGCGCTATCCCGGCGCGCCCTGGTCGAGCCGCAACTGGGACAATATGCAGATGTTCGCCGAGCTACGCCATGAGTTCGGCAGCGACTGGGAAGCCAAGGTCGCCGTGAGCCGCATCTCCGGCGACAGCGACATGACCTATGCCAGCGCCATGGGCGCGGTGGATCGTGCGACCGGCATGGGACCGATCCTTTATGGCGGGGCCTATGATTTCAGGAACCGCGAGACCGATCTTGACGGCTATGTTTCGGGCGGCTTCGACCTGCTCGGACGTCGGCACCAGATTTTGGTCGGGGCCAATTACTGGGACGGCCACACCAGGCAGATTTCCTACAACCTGCCGGGGCTGATGCAGCCCGTCGACCTTTTCTCCGACACGCCCGTCACGACACCGGAGCCGACGACGCAAAGTTGGGGGGGCGAGCAGACGACAGATACCACCCAATATGGCGGCTATGCGGTGCTTCGCCTGAGACTCGCCGATCCCCTGACGCTGATCGCGGGCGGAAGGCTCAGTTGGTGGCGTACGGAGACGGTTCGCCGCGCCACGATCGGCGGACCGCAGACGCCCACCGGCAAATATCGGATCAACCGCGAGTTCACGCCTTATGGCGGTCTCGTCTGGAAGGTGGGCGGCCCCTTTTCGCTCTATGCGAGCTATGCCTCGATCTTCACGCCCCAGAACAACCTGACTTATGAGGGCGAAGTTCTCGATCCGATGACCGGCAGCAATATCGAGGCCGGCATCAAGGGCGAATGGTTCGGCGGAAAGCTCAACGCATCGCTGGCCGCCTTCCGTATCCGGCAGAACAACCGGGCGCAGCTCGATCCCGATCATCCCTGCATGCCCGGATCGGTTTGTGCCTATATCGCCGACGGCAAGGTGGAGAGCAAAGGCTTCGATGCCGAGATCCAGGGTGATCTGGCGGAGGGTTGGTCCATCCAGGCTGGCTATACCTGGGTCGACACCGAATATCTGCGGGACCGTACCGCGTCCGGGAGCCCAAGCGGCAATGAGGGCCTGCCGTTCTCCAGCTTCACGCCAAAGCATATGGTAAAGCTGTGGACGCATTATCGACCGCCCGTGCTCGACGGAAAGCTGGGGCTGGGGGCGGGCGTCAATTGGCAGAGCAGCTTCTACAGCCAGCAGGGCGCCGTCCGCATGACGCAGGGCGGCTATGCCGTGGTCAACCTGCGCGCCGATTATGCCGTCACGCCGCGCATCGACATTGGGCTCAACGCGAACAACCTGTTCGACAAGCGTTATTTCGCGTCGATCGGCGGCACCAGCTGGAACAACTGGTATGGTGAGCCGCGCAGCGTCATGGCCACGCTGCGCGCGCGCTACTGA